One stretch of Coleofasciculaceae cyanobacterium DNA includes these proteins:
- a CDS encoding cytochrome P450 has protein sequence MTISTLERLNPFLPEVIADPYPVYNHYRETDPVHWGIAAKRQLSGAWYLFHYEDVMQVLEDRRFGREGHKVRDDIETAPVPKAYKGFSSMVSNWMVFRDPPNHTRLRLLVNKAFSPKILEDIRPAIVDIADGLLERVKDKQEIDLVDDFAFPLPVMVIAALLGVDSEDRFDFREWALALQHASASRLTPSVEIYEQAEAATQAFIAYFKDAIAKRRAEPRQDLITALAKARYEGDKLNDEEILATCIHLLTAGHETTINLISKGTLVLLRNPEQLKLLRSRPELIPTAVEELIRYDSPVQMLSRWAYEDVEIGGKLIRRGDSVGLMLGSANRDSRRFESPDLLDIQRQDNKHCGFGGGIHFCLGSALARAEAQISLNILINRLPELRLIEGTLEWAENIVFHGPKHLRLSLKN, from the coding sequence ATGACTATTTCAACCCTTGAAAGATTAAATCCGTTTTTGCCAGAAGTTATAGCCGACCCCTATCCAGTTTATAACCACTATCGAGAAACCGACCCCGTACATTGGGGCATAGCCGCCAAACGTCAACTATCTGGTGCATGGTATCTTTTCCATTACGAAGATGTGATGCAAGTTCTCGAAGATCGGCGTTTTGGGCGCGAGGGTCATAAAGTCCGCGACGATATCGAAACTGCACCAGTTCCCAAAGCTTATAAAGGTTTTAGTTCGATGGTTAGCAATTGGATGGTATTTCGCGATCCCCCTAACCACACTAGATTAAGATTATTAGTCAATAAAGCCTTTTCTCCCAAGATATTAGAAGACATTCGTCCTGCTATTGTCGATATCGCTGACGGTCTTTTAGAACGAGTTAAAGATAAGCAAGAAATAGATCTAGTAGACGACTTTGCATTTCCTTTACCAGTAATGGTAATTGCAGCCTTGCTAGGTGTAGACTCCGAAGATCGCTTTGATTTTAGAGAATGGGCGTTAGCACTACAGCACGCCAGCGCATCTCGTTTGACTCCTTCAGTGGAAATATACGAACAGGCAGAAGCAGCGACTCAAGCCTTTATTGCCTACTTTAAAGATGCGATCGCCAAACGACGTGCCGAACCTCGTCAGGATCTCATTACTGCTTTGGCTAAGGCGCGATACGAAGGAGATAAATTAAATGATGAGGAAATTCTGGCTACCTGCATTCATCTGCTTACCGCAGGACACGAAACCACAATTAACCTGATTAGCAAAGGGACACTCGTTTTACTCCGCAATCCAGAACAGCTAAAGCTTTTACGTTCTCGTCCCGAACTGATCCCAACGGCAGTAGAAGAACTAATTCGCTATGACAGTCCCGTCCAAATGTTATCCCGTTGGGCTTACGAAGACGTAGAAATTGGCGGTAAATTAATTCGCCGTGGTGACAGCGTGGGTCTAATGCTCGGTTCTGCTAATCGCGATTCCAGACGTTTCGAGTCTCCAGATTTGCTCGATATTCAGCGTCAGGATAATAAACACTGTGGTTTTGGCGGTGGGATTCATTTTTGTCTGGGTTCGGCACTAGCTCGCGCTGAAGCTCAAATTTCCTTGAATATCCTCATCAACCGTCTGCCCGAATTGCGTCTAATTGAAGGAACGTTGGAATGGGCAGAAAACATCGTCTTTCACGGTCCAAAACATCTACGTCTAAGTTTAAAAAATTAG
- a CDS encoding peptidoglycan-binding domain-containing protein, translated as MSHPSTLTLGSQGSEVERLQQDLSALKYEVEINGSFDANTEAAVKKFQQQNDLKIDGVVGQQTGQKLSMTLKP; from the coding sequence ATGAGTCATCCTTCCACTTTAACTCTAGGCAGTCAAGGTTCTGAAGTAGAACGCCTTCAACAAGATTTATCTGCTTTGAAATATGAAGTAGAAATTAATGGTAGCTTTGATGCTAATACCGAAGCAGCGGTGAAAAAATTTCAACAACAAAATGACTTGAAAATCGATGGCGTTGTCGGACAGCAAACAGGACAGAAGTTAAGTATGACTTTGAAACCTTAA
- a CDS encoding cytochrome P450, with the protein MNQQSSTGAAPKTCPHLGKEFQPFVSPQLENPYPFFERARESEPLFFSSILNTYVLTRYDDIISVLKNPGKFSSKDNLQPIGEYTPETIQVFRKGFPMVGDLLNTDGKQHKRLRAPFLKIFVPEKLQAMEDSIRSIANRLVDKFIKDGQVDIIEEFAYPLPLEVILTMYGVPLEMMENIKNWGHQTTALFSSHLTPEKQLECAQGFVEMQHAIAGLIEARQKNPQDDLISEIQNSDLTLNEMVIVLCGLVVAGHKTTSHLIGNGLKLLLERPESWQRLCNNPSLIPHAIEEVLRYEGPIPAIIRTTTQEVELAGIKLPENTRIFLMYGSGNHDEKEFKNAAEFQLERYEQATSKHLAFGHGAHHCIGSNLARREGRIAFEVLSQRLANLRLSPNQKLENIPALLSRGFKRLHLEWDLT; encoded by the coding sequence ATGAACCAACAATCTTCAACAGGCGCAGCGCCAAAAACTTGCCCCCATCTGGGCAAAGAGTTTCAACCTTTTGTCAGTCCTCAATTAGAAAATCCCTATCCATTCTTTGAGCGTGCGAGAGAGTCAGAACCGCTATTTTTTAGTTCTATCTTAAACACCTACGTTTTAACTCGTTATGATGACATCATTAGCGTCCTCAAAAATCCAGGTAAATTTTCTTCTAAAGATAATCTCCAGCCGATTGGAGAATACACGCCAGAGACAATCCAAGTCTTCAGAAAAGGCTTTCCGATGGTTGGTGACTTGCTCAATACTGATGGCAAACAACACAAACGTTTACGCGCTCCTTTTCTAAAAATATTTGTTCCCGAAAAGCTTCAGGCGATGGAAGATTCGATTCGTTCTATTGCTAATAGATTGGTAGACAAGTTTATTAAAGATGGACAAGTTGATATCATCGAAGAATTTGCCTATCCCCTACCTCTGGAAGTCATTCTAACTATGTATGGCGTGCCTCTGGAGATGATGGAAAATATCAAGAATTGGGGTCATCAAACAACAGCTTTGTTCTCATCCCATTTAACACCAGAAAAACAGCTAGAGTGCGCTCAAGGCTTTGTAGAAATGCAACACGCCATTGCGGGTTTGATTGAAGCAAGACAGAAAAATCCTCAGGATGATTTGATTAGCGAAATCCAAAATTCCGATTTAACCCTAAATGAGATGGTAATTGTTTTGTGTGGCTTAGTAGTTGCAGGACATAAAACCACGAGTCATTTAATCGGCAATGGTTTAAAACTGCTGCTAGAACGTCCTGAGTCATGGCAAAGACTTTGTAACAACCCCTCCTTGATTCCTCACGCTATTGAAGAGGTGTTAAGATATGAAGGTCCTATCCCTGCAATAATTCGTACTACCACCCAAGAGGTAGAACTTGCAGGAATAAAATTACCTGAGAATACCCGTATCTTTTTAATGTATGGATCGGGTAATCACGATGAAAAAGAATTTAAAAATGCTGCTGAGTTTCAGTTAGAACGTTACGAACAAGCAACCAGCAAGCATTTGGCATTTGGACACGGCGCGCACCACTGCATTGGCTCTAACCTTGCACGGCGCGAAGGTCGCATTGCCTTTGAAGTCTTGTCTCAGAGATTAGCAAATTTGAGACTTAGTCCCAACCAAAAGCTAGAAAACATTCCTGCATTATTGAGCCGTGGTTTCAAGCGGCTCCATCTCGAATGGGATTTAACTTGA
- a CDS encoding VOC family protein: protein MITQGLAKIILYVKDMDKQVHFYRDILDLLVQYPKDLDDYSQQIWVEFASGGCSLTLHFDPRKELADRPKLVFAVEDIEKAHQTLSARGLKLGKINSRVNNAKVADALDPEGNPFSIYQ from the coding sequence ATGATTACTCAAGGTTTAGCCAAAATTATTCTCTATGTCAAAGACATGGACAAGCAGGTACATTTCTACCGCGATATTCTAGATTTGCTCGTCCAATACCCCAAAGATTTAGATGACTATAGCCAGCAGATTTGGGTCGAGTTTGCTTCGGGTGGATGCTCTTTAACTCTACATTTCGATCCTCGAAAAGAACTAGCAGATCGACCCAAGCTAGTATTTGCCGTTGAAGATATCGAAAAAGCTCACCAAACTTTAAGCGCTCGCGGTCTAAAACTCGGCAAGATTAATTCCCGTGTAAACAATGCCAAAGTTGCCGATGCTTTAGATCCAGAAGGTAATCCTTTCTCCATTTATCAATAG